In the genome of Actinomadura graeca, one region contains:
- a CDS encoding phytoene desaturase family protein produces the protein MGTHGPVVVVGAGLSGLSAAVHLAARGREVVVVEARDEPGGCCGSADAGPYRFDTGPSVLTMPGTLGSVFGAAGVDMEDVLPLRRLDPFYRLAFHDGSRLDVVDGAHRMADNVRALCGPGEAARYLRFRERLGAMFEAEWSSFIDADMTRLRDMARPYALLKLAAAGGFRRLDRFVARHLTDERLIRAHTFQALYVGLAPSKALAIYAVVAHMDTVGGVYFPSGGMRAIPRALADVAEKAGAGFRYGVRAERIETDASGVTAVRLETGERLRAGHVVVAADLMRARGGLLPGDAADGWRTRRPRYSPSCMVLHFGLDRRPPGQAHHTLHFGREWEATFSALAAGRPQPDPSLLVTCPGEDDAASEDGDGGAGAYPTLSVLEPAPNLATGADWDDLAPRLERRLLGRLDELGYGDLSAAPRITFDPPGWARLGHSAGTPFALDHRFRQTGWFRPQGRYRRVPGLHAAGMYTAPGVGVPPALISGRLAAGRIMEDGR, from the coding sequence CGGCCCGGTCGTCGTGGTCGGGGCGGGCCTGTCCGGGCTGTCGGCGGCGGTGCACCTGGCGGCGCGGGGCCGCGAGGTCGTGGTGGTCGAGGCGCGGGACGAGCCGGGCGGCTGCTGCGGGTCGGCCGATGCGGGCCCCTACCGGTTCGACACCGGGCCGTCCGTCCTGACGATGCCGGGCACGCTCGGCTCCGTCTTCGGCGCCGCCGGTGTGGACATGGAGGACGTGCTGCCGCTGCGGCGCCTCGACCCCTTCTACCGGCTGGCCTTCCATGACGGCTCGCGGCTGGACGTCGTGGACGGCGCCCATCGGATGGCCGACAACGTCCGCGCGCTGTGCGGGCCCGGCGAGGCCGCCCGGTACCTGAGGTTCCGGGAGCGGCTCGGGGCGATGTTCGAGGCGGAGTGGTCGTCGTTCATCGACGCGGACATGACGCGGCTGCGCGACATGGCCCGCCCGTACGCGCTGCTCAAGCTGGCCGCCGCCGGAGGGTTCCGGCGGCTCGACCGGTTCGTGGCGCGCCATCTGACCGACGAGCGGCTGATCCGGGCGCACACGTTCCAGGCGCTGTACGTGGGGCTCGCCCCGTCGAAGGCGCTGGCCATCTACGCCGTCGTCGCGCACATGGACACCGTCGGCGGGGTGTACTTCCCGTCCGGCGGAATGCGCGCCATTCCGCGCGCCCTCGCCGACGTGGCGGAGAAGGCGGGCGCCGGGTTCCGGTACGGGGTGCGCGCCGAGCGGATCGAGACGGACGCGTCGGGCGTGACGGCGGTGCGGCTGGAGACCGGCGAGCGGCTCAGGGCAGGCCACGTGGTCGTCGCCGCCGACCTCATGCGGGCGCGCGGCGGGCTGCTGCCCGGGGACGCGGCGGACGGCTGGCGGACGCGCCGTCCCCGGTACTCGCCGTCCTGCATGGTCCTGCATTTCGGGCTCGACCGGCGTCCGCCCGGCCAGGCACACCACACCCTGCACTTCGGGCGGGAGTGGGAGGCGACGTTCTCCGCGCTGGCGGCCGGGCGCCCGCAACCCGACCCGAGCCTGCTGGTCACCTGCCCCGGCGAGGACGACGCCGCGAGCGAGGACGGGGACGGCGGCGCGGGCGCGTACCCGACGCTGAGCGTGCTGGAACCCGCGCCCAACCTCGCGACCGGAGCCGACTGGGACGACCTCGCGCCGCGGCTGGAGCGGCGTCTGCTCGGCCGCCTGGACGAGCTGGGCTACGGCGACCTGTCGGCCGCGCCGCGGATCACGTTCGACCCGCCGGGCTGGGCGCGGCTGGGCCACTCGGCGGGCACCCCGTTCGCCCTCGACCACCGCTTCCGCCAGACGGGCTGGTTCCGGCCACAGGGCCGCTACCGCCGGGTCCCGGGCCTGCACGCCGCGGGGATGTACACCGCCCCCGGCGTGGGCGTCCCCCCGGCGCTGATCTCCGGGCGGCTGGCCGCCGGCCGGATCATGGAGGACGGCCGATGA
- a CDS encoding phytoene/squalene synthase family protein: MTLTASYEHCRRLNARHGRSFYLATLLLPAWKRRHVHALYGFARHVDDIVDECGSTGAAGRAAALDGITARLDACLAGEIPEDPVLPAFAHTVRSFGVERDDIDAFLGSMRADLTVTRYDTYEDLLAYMEGSAAAIGLMMLPVLETVPGAGRLAREPARELGRAFQLTNFLRDVAEDLARGRVYLPLEDLAKFGVDEADLAARSSTRGLRDLVAFEAGRARDHYRRALAGVELLAPSSRPCIRAAVELYGGILGRIAAAGHEVLEARARVPRRRRAAIFARHLVAASAAGRAERRVPSGSA, translated from the coding sequence ATGACGCTGACCGCGAGCTACGAGCACTGCCGCCGCCTCAACGCCCGCCACGGGCGCTCCTTCTACCTCGCGACGCTGCTGCTGCCCGCGTGGAAGCGCAGGCACGTGCACGCGCTGTACGGGTTCGCGCGCCACGTCGACGACATCGTGGACGAGTGCGGGTCCACCGGCGCGGCGGGCCGCGCCGCCGCCCTCGACGGGATCACGGCGCGCCTGGACGCCTGCCTCGCGGGCGAGATCCCCGAGGACCCCGTGCTGCCCGCGTTCGCGCACACCGTCCGCTCGTTCGGCGTTGAGCGGGACGACATCGACGCGTTCCTGGGGTCGATGCGCGCCGATCTGACCGTCACGCGCTACGACACCTACGAGGACCTGCTGGCGTACATGGAGGGGTCGGCGGCCGCGATCGGCCTGATGATGCTCCCGGTGCTGGAGACCGTCCCGGGCGCCGGACGGCTCGCCCGCGAGCCCGCCCGCGAGCTGGGACGGGCGTTCCAGCTCACCAACTTCCTCCGCGACGTCGCCGAGGACCTCGCCCGCGGCCGCGTCTACCTGCCGCTGGAGGACCTGGCGAAGTTCGGGGTGGACGAGGCCGACCTCGCCGCCCGCTCCAGCACCCGCGGGCTGCGTGACCTGGTGGCGTTTGAGGCGGGCCGCGCCCGCGACCACTACCGCCGCGCGCTCGCCGGGGTGGAGCTGCTGGCGCCGTCGTCCCGGCCGTGCATCCGCGCCGCCGTCGAGCTGTACGGCGGCATCCTCGGCCGGATCGCGGCGGCCGGGCACGAGGTGCTGGAGGCGCGGGCGCGGGTGCCGCGACGGCGGCGGGCGGCGATCTTCGCGCGGCACCTGGTGGCCGCGTCCGCCGCGGGGCGGGCCGAGCGGCGCGTGCCGTCGGGGTCCGCCTGA
- a CDS encoding phosphate acyltransferase: protein MGGRAAAHDRLVVLDAMGGDSGPAVTVPGALAAHREHGVPVLLVGRSAELRPLLRRHGGDGEVGVLDAGDVVPMAERGAGAAARAGSSLMVGCEAARRHGGAFVSAGSTGAVVTCAVRVFGRRAGVLRPALAVALPTPSGATVLVDAGGTADPTAEMLAQFALLGASYARAVLGVDDPSVGLLSIGSEPGKGNRLAREAAGLLPDLPVRYHGNVEGHDVLAGTVDVVVTDGFTGNVVLKNIEGCVRTTLEMVARTGAARPGGLDEVARLYAADTHGGAALLGLAGTVVVAHGSSTPAAIARACAVASGLAASDPAAGSGPAAGSGPAAGSGPAAGSGPAGLRAAARAVP from the coding sequence GTGGGGGGTCGTGCGGCCGCACATGACCGGCTTGTGGTGCTGGACGCGATGGGCGGCGACAGCGGGCCGGCCGTGACGGTGCCGGGGGCCTTGGCGGCGCACCGCGAGCACGGGGTGCCGGTGCTCCTCGTCGGGCGGAGCGCGGAGCTGCGGCCGCTCCTGCGGCGTCACGGCGGCGACGGCGAGGTCGGCGTGCTGGACGCGGGCGACGTCGTCCCGATGGCCGAACGGGGCGCGGGCGCCGCCGCCCGGGCCGGTTCGAGCCTCATGGTCGGGTGCGAGGCCGCGCGGCGGCACGGCGGCGCGTTCGTCTCGGCGGGCTCCACGGGCGCGGTCGTGACGTGCGCGGTCCGCGTCTTCGGACGGCGCGCCGGGGTCCTGCGCCCGGCGCTGGCGGTCGCGCTGCCGACGCCGTCCGGTGCGACGGTGCTGGTCGACGCCGGGGGCACCGCCGATCCGACGGCGGAGATGCTCGCGCAGTTCGCGCTGCTGGGCGCCTCCTACGCGCGGGCCGTCCTCGGGGTGGACGACCCGTCGGTGGGCCTGCTGTCCATCGGCTCCGAGCCGGGGAAGGGCAACCGGCTCGCCCGTGAGGCCGCCGGGCTGCTGCCGGACCTGCCCGTCCGCTACCACGGCAACGTCGAGGGCCACGACGTGCTCGCCGGGACCGTCGACGTGGTCGTGACGGACGGCTTCACCGGCAACGTCGTGCTGAAGAACATCGAGGGCTGCGTCCGGACCACGCTGGAGATGGTCGCCCGGACGGGGGCCGCCCGGCCCGGCGGGCTGGACGAGGTCGCGCGGCTCTACGCGGCGGACACCCACGGCGGCGCGGCGCTGCTCGGGCTGGCGGGGACGGTCGTCGTCGCGCACGGCTCGTCCACGCCCGCGGCCATCGCGCGGGCGTGCGCCGTGGCGTCCGGCCTGGCGGCGTCCGATCCCGCGGCCGGGTCCGGTCCCGCGGCCGGGTCCGGTCCCGCGGCCGGGTCCGGTCCGGCGGCCGGGTCGGGTCCGGCGGGCCTCCGGGCGGCGGCGCGGGCGGTCCCGTGA
- a CDS encoding spheroidene monooxygenase codes for MTATSTGTIASFHLIRYPGRDAMRYMAFDRPVLRGTGGLAFWRLLGTGRGDSMTLGADLRRWALFAVWDGEDALERFLARSPVAARWWERAEESWHVRLVPVSSRGAWGGRDPLAAAHVPHARAAGSAGPGDGPVAVLTRASIRPRRLAAFYRSIADVDRELRRGPGRLASVGAGEWPLARQATFSLWEDEDAASRFAYRTAAHRGVVARVRRERWYAEEMFARFVPYGSQGTWDGRDPLPGPG; via the coding sequence ATGACCGCGACCAGCACGGGGACCATCGCCTCGTTCCACCTCATCAGGTATCCGGGCCGGGACGCCATGCGGTACATGGCGTTCGACCGGCCGGTGCTGCGGGGCACCGGCGGGCTGGCGTTCTGGCGGCTCCTCGGGACGGGCCGCGGTGACTCGATGACCCTCGGCGCCGACCTGCGCCGCTGGGCGCTGTTCGCCGTGTGGGACGGCGAGGACGCGCTGGAAAGGTTCCTCGCGCGCTCGCCGGTCGCGGCGCGGTGGTGGGAGAGGGCCGAGGAGTCATGGCATGTGCGTCTCGTGCCGGTGTCGTCCCGGGGCGCGTGGGGCGGCCGTGATCCGCTGGCCGCGGCGCACGTCCCGCACGCCCGGGCCGCCGGGTCCGCCGGACCCGGCGACGGCCCGGTGGCCGTCCTGACCAGGGCGTCGATCCGCCCGCGGCGGCTGGCCGCGTTCTACCGGTCGATCGCGGACGTCGACCGGGAACTGCGGCGCGGGCCCGGCCGGCTGGCGTCGGTCGGCGCGGGGGAGTGGCCGCTCGCCCGGCAGGCGACGTTCTCGCTGTGGGAGGACGAGGACGCCGCGTCCCGTTTCGCGTACCGGACGGCCGCGCACCGTGGCGTCGTCGCGCGCGTGCGCCGCGAACGCTGGTACGCCGAGGAGATGTTCGCCCGTTTCGTCCCATACGGAAGCCAGGGGACGTGGGACGGGCGGGACCCGCTGCCCGGCCCGGGGTGA
- a CDS encoding glycerol-3-phosphate acyltransferase has product MRWNEAMVPVLVAVIGGYLLGSVPVAVLVGRAHGFDPRDVGDRNPGFWNVRERLGWKAAVPVFAGDMLKGTAAGLAGLAAGGGDVLPVYAAVAAAMIGHAWPVFAGGRGGRSILTFAGGFAVICLPAFVLGVVLLVATSLLLRSFAWGTRVAVFSLPALQLAFAPAAYVAGTGALMCLIGLRFGQAALTGRRAGQRAGRGPGRTAGRRAGRRA; this is encoded by the coding sequence ATGAGGTGGAACGAGGCGATGGTCCCCGTGCTGGTCGCGGTCATCGGCGGCTACCTGCTCGGCTCGGTGCCGGTCGCGGTCCTGGTCGGACGCGCGCACGGCTTCGACCCGCGCGACGTCGGCGACCGCAATCCCGGCTTCTGGAACGTGAGGGAACGGCTCGGCTGGAAGGCCGCCGTGCCCGTCTTCGCGGGCGACATGCTCAAGGGGACGGCGGCGGGGCTGGCCGGGCTCGCGGCGGGCGGCGGAGACGTCCTCCCGGTGTACGCGGCCGTGGCGGCGGCGATGATCGGGCACGCCTGGCCGGTGTTCGCCGGGGGGCGCGGCGGACGCTCGATCCTCACGTTCGCGGGCGGGTTCGCCGTGATCTGCCTCCCGGCCTTCGTGCTGGGCGTCGTGCTGCTGGTCGCCACGAGCCTGCTCCTGCGGTCGTTCGCGTGGGGGACGCGGGTGGCGGTGTTCTCCCTGCCCGCGCTGCAACTGGCCTTCGCGCCCGCCGCGTACGTGGCGGGGACGGGCGCGCTGATGTGCCTCATCGGGCTGCGCTTCGGCCAGGCCGCCCTGACCGGGCGGCGGGCCGGGCAGCGGGCCGGGCGGGGGCCCGGAAGGACGGCCGGGCGTCGGGCCGGGCGTCGGGCCTGA
- a CDS encoding glycosyltransferase: MRPLTLAQAAAAAVVAARLARGRDRPAPLVPGTPPGNPHTPRSGPVSVVVPARDEEHRIAGCLAPLLADPDVGEVIVVDDESRDGTAEAAARLGATVVRGAPLPDGWVGKQWASHQGVRAAAGPYVVLLDADARPAPGLCGALVALLDGCDLVSAGPRFVCGGPVEQALHASFLAGLVYRLGPIGPVPASPDRLLVNGQCMAFRKAPMVEADGFARVRRHLTDDVALGRLLARDGWRIAFRDAGGLLEVDMHASAADVWREWGRSIALRDVTGVPALAGDLAVVWLTMALPVLRTAAGRPKPLDLALLAQRMLLVAALRGSYTRPGPGLALSPLLDVAAAARLTWSVLRPARTWRGRVYGRAAVRPDARPDARPSFRAPARPAARPAARSGRPGRSAAR, encoded by the coding sequence ATGAGGCCGCTGACCCTGGCCCAGGCGGCGGCAGCGGCGGTGGTCGCGGCGCGGCTGGCGCGGGGCAGGGACCGGCCCGCCCCGCTCGTCCCCGGCACGCCGCCGGGGAACCCCCACACCCCCCGGAGCGGACCGGTTTCGGTGGTCGTCCCGGCGCGGGACGAGGAGCACCGGATCGCGGGCTGCCTGGCGCCGCTGCTCGCCGACCCGGACGTCGGCGAGGTGATCGTCGTGGACGACGAGTCGCGCGACGGGACGGCCGAGGCCGCCGCGCGGCTCGGCGCGACCGTGGTGCGGGGCGCGCCGCTGCCGGACGGATGGGTCGGCAAGCAGTGGGCGTCGCACCAGGGCGTGCGGGCCGCCGCCGGGCCGTACGTGGTGCTGCTGGACGCCGACGCCCGTCCCGCGCCGGGCCTGTGCGGGGCGCTCGTCGCGCTCCTGGACGGCTGTGACCTGGTGTCGGCCGGGCCCCGGTTCGTGTGCGGCGGGCCGGTCGAGCAGGCGCTGCACGCCTCGTTCCTCGCCGGGCTGGTCTACCGTCTCGGGCCGATCGGGCCGGTGCCCGCGTCGCCGGACCGGCTCCTCGTCAACGGGCAGTGCATGGCGTTCCGCAAGGCGCCGATGGTGGAGGCCGACGGGTTCGCCCGCGTCCGCCGTCACCTCACCGACGACGTGGCCCTCGGGCGGCTGCTCGCGCGCGACGGCTGGCGGATCGCCTTCCGCGACGCGGGCGGCCTGCTGGAGGTGGACATGCACGCCTCGGCCGCGGACGTGTGGCGCGAGTGGGGCCGGTCGATCGCGCTGCGGGACGTGACCGGCGTGCCCGCGCTGGCGGGGGACCTGGCCGTCGTCTGGCTGACCATGGCCCTGCCGGTGCTGCGGACGGCGGCGGGACGTCCGAAGCCGCTCGACCTCGCCCTGCTCGCGCAGCGGATGCTGCTGGTGGCGGCGCTGCGCGGCAGCTACACGCGGCCCGGCCCGGGGCTGGCGCTGTCGCCGCTGCTGGACGTGGCGGCCGCGGCGCGCCTGACGTGGTCGGTGCTGCGCCCGGCGCGGACGTGGCGGGGCCGCGTCTACGGCCGCGCGGCGGTCAGGCCCGACGCCCGGCCCGACGCCCGGCCGTCCTTCCGGGCCCCCGCCCGGCCCGCTGCCCGGCCCGCCGCCCGGTCAGGGCGGCCTGGCCGAAGCGCAGCCCGATGA
- a CDS encoding phytoene desaturase family protein, whose amino-acid sequence MAEVIVVGGGVGGMVAALLLAREGHRVRLHERLDRLGGKLAQHERDGFAFSIGPSLLTLPGLFRDLGVGRELLALDELCRYRFADGSELRAPRDPRRMAAEVERLAPGQGTAWTAFYGWADRCLAAARRTFFAGPLIRRPEDARIGDLLAVAPGRTLDGLARRFFNDPRLRQYVGRYATYAGSDPYRAPAALGCVPAIEHGDGGWYVPGGLPRIADDLAVLLVAAGVEVHTGSAVARLIAGREAVSGVVLESGERVRGDAVVVNADAASLYGRLLPDGRRLRRISRLGPSSSAFLLLAGVEGRTEGLAHHSVVFSADYRREFRDIFGLRVPPRDPTVYIGCSAVDDPSQAPPGTENWVMLVNVPAGDPARWPMTPDSYRDLVLERLAKRGHDLSGRLRFVETLTPADLRDRYGAWGGAIYGTAYRGRFASFRRPGNRGPRRGLYLVGGSAHPGGGLPLVAMGGRIVASLVAEDMARRPAGRGAAR is encoded by the coding sequence GTGGCCGAGGTGATCGTGGTCGGCGGCGGCGTCGGCGGGATGGTCGCGGCGCTGCTGCTGGCGCGCGAGGGCCACCGGGTGCGGCTGCACGAGCGGCTGGACCGGCTCGGCGGGAAGCTCGCCCAGCACGAGCGCGACGGGTTCGCCTTCTCGATCGGGCCGTCGCTGCTCACGCTGCCCGGCCTGTTCCGCGACCTCGGTGTGGGGCGCGAGCTACTGGCCCTGGACGAGCTGTGCCGGTACCGCTTCGCCGACGGGTCGGAGCTGCGCGCCCCCCGCGACCCCCGGCGGATGGCGGCGGAGGTCGAGCGGCTCGCCCCCGGGCAGGGCACCGCGTGGACGGCCTTTTACGGCTGGGCGGACCGGTGCCTGGCGGCGGCGCGGCGGACGTTCTTCGCCGGGCCGCTGATCCGCAGGCCCGAGGACGCGCGGATCGGCGACCTGCTCGCGGTCGCGCCGGGCCGGACGCTGGACGGGCTCGCGCGGCGGTTCTTCAACGATCCCCGGCTGCGCCAGTACGTCGGCCGGTACGCGACCTACGCGGGGTCGGACCCGTACCGGGCGCCCGCCGCGCTGGGCTGCGTCCCTGCGATCGAGCACGGCGACGGCGGCTGGTACGTCCCCGGCGGCCTGCCCCGGATCGCCGACGACCTGGCCGTGCTGCTCGTCGCCGCGGGCGTCGAGGTGCACACGGGCAGCGCGGTGGCCCGGCTGATCGCCGGCCGCGAGGCGGTGTCGGGCGTGGTGCTGGAGTCGGGCGAGCGGGTGCGCGGCGACGCGGTGGTGGTCAACGCCGACGCCGCGTCGCTGTACGGCCGGCTGCTGCCGGACGGGCGGCGGCTGCGGCGCATCTCCCGCCTCGGCCCGTCCTCGTCGGCGTTCCTGCTGCTCGCCGGGGTGGAGGGGCGGACGGAGGGGCTCGCGCACCACTCGGTCGTCTTCTCCGCCGACTACCGGCGGGAGTTCCGCGACATCTTCGGGCTGCGGGTGCCGCCGCGCGACCCGACCGTCTACATCGGCTGCTCGGCGGTCGACGACCCGTCCCAGGCGCCGCCGGGGACCGAGAACTGGGTGATGCTGGTCAACGTCCCCGCCGGGGACCCGGCGCGGTGGCCGATGACGCCCGATTCCTACCGTGACCTGGTCCTGGAGCGGCTGGCGAAGCGGGGCCACGACCTGTCGGGGCGGCTGCGGTTCGTCGAGACGCTGACGCCCGCGGATCTGCGCGACCGGTACGGCGCGTGGGGCGGCGCGATCTACGGCACCGCGTACCGGGGACGGTTCGCCTCGTTCCGCAGGCCGGGGAACCGGGGGCCGAGGCGCGGGCTGTACCTGGTGGGCGGGTCGGCGCATCCCGGCGGCGGGCTCCCGCTGGTGGCCATGGGCGGGCGGATCGTCGCCTCGCTGGTCGCCGAGGACATGGCGCGGCGGCCCGCCGGGCGCGGGGCGGCGCGATGA
- a CDS encoding carotenoid biosynthesis protein, with the protein MGQVRDEPARRRGTAARRRPGVWAPVGSAFLVAMVAAQVASGLRPGSIRLTGVVVVLLAACAVAFLAGAHGPKPALGAFGGTVLVGYAAEWIGVRTGVPFGDYSYTPLLRPQPGGVPVVVALAWGGMGLAAHAVASAIVPAGGLARWAAGAAALTAWDLFLDPQMLRLGLWTWADGGPYRGVPLTNFAGWLAVSLLVMAVVDAWTGTGTRPGAAAASRGLVVLYTVMAAMETLAFAAVFEPPDRTVAVAGGIAMAAFALPAWSAVWRRRWPR; encoded by the coding sequence ATGGGACAGGTGCGGGACGAGCCGGCCCGGCGGCGGGGGACGGCCGCCCGGCGCCGGCCGGGGGTATGGGCGCCGGTGGGGTCCGCGTTCCTGGTCGCGATGGTGGCCGCGCAGGTCGCGTCGGGGCTGCGGCCCGGGTCGATCCGGCTGACCGGGGTGGTCGTGGTGCTGCTGGCGGCGTGCGCGGTGGCGTTCCTCGCGGGCGCGCACGGGCCGAAACCGGCGCTCGGGGCGTTCGGCGGGACGGTGCTCGTGGGGTACGCGGCCGAATGGATCGGCGTCCGGACCGGCGTGCCGTTCGGGGACTACTCCTACACGCCGCTGCTGCGGCCCCAGCCGGGAGGCGTGCCGGTGGTCGTGGCCCTGGCGTGGGGCGGCATGGGGCTGGCCGCGCACGCGGTGGCCTCCGCGATCGTCCCGGCGGGAGGGCTCGCGCGGTGGGCGGCGGGCGCGGCGGCGCTGACGGCGTGGGACCTGTTCCTCGACCCGCAGATGCTCCGGCTCGGGCTGTGGACGTGGGCGGACGGCGGCCCGTACCGGGGCGTGCCGCTCACCAACTTCGCCGGATGGCTGGCGGTGTCGCTGCTGGTGATGGCGGTGGTCGACGCGTGGACCGGGACCGGGACGAGGCCGGGCGCGGCGGCCGCGTCCCGGGGGCTCGTCGTCCTCTACACGGTGATGGCGGCGATGGAGACGCTGGCGTTCGCGGCGGTGTTCGAGCCGCCCGACCGGACGGTGGCGGTGGCCGGAGGGATCGCGATGGCGGCGTTCGCCCTGCCGGCCTGGAGCGCGGTCTGGAGGCGCCGGTGGCCGAGGTGA
- a CDS encoding Hsp20/alpha crystallin family protein: protein MLLTSIDPFVQEFERQFDRAVRQFNGQNGGAGMPMDGIRRADDVVLRFDLPGADPGSIEVTVDRGVLSVSARREEEYGENERVFVRERTMGTFTRRVYLSEHLDAEAIEAAYDNGVLAVRIPVLEKAKPRKVAIQHTGDGPKAIRN from the coding sequence ATGTTGCTGACGTCGATCGACCCGTTCGTGCAGGAGTTCGAACGCCAGTTCGACCGGGCGGTCCGGCAGTTCAACGGGCAGAACGGCGGCGCCGGGATGCCCATGGACGGGATCCGCCGCGCCGACGACGTCGTCCTGCGGTTCGACCTGCCCGGCGCCGACCCGGGCTCCATCGAGGTCACCGTCGACCGCGGGGTGCTGTCGGTCTCCGCCCGCCGCGAGGAGGAGTACGGCGAGAACGAGCGGGTGTTCGTCCGCGAGCGGACGATGGGCACCTTCACGCGCCGGGTCTACCTGTCGGAGCATCTGGACGCCGAGGCCATCGAGGCCGCCTACGACAACGGGGTCCTCGCGGTCCGCATCCCGGTGCTGGAGAAGGCCAAGCCGCGCAAGGTCGCCATCCAGCACACCGGTGACGGACCCAAGGCGATCCGGAACTGA
- a CDS encoding MerR family transcriptional regulator: protein MNLPFDDEHAALFTVGQVAQMLDVRQAFLRRIDDHEIVSPRRSAGGQRRYSRHEIGRVQEVVTMMGEGMTLPAIRRILELQHQLAELTREYDELARRLTERSPGPAS from the coding sequence ATGAATCTGCCCTTCGACGACGAGCACGCCGCCCTGTTCACGGTGGGCCAGGTGGCGCAGATGCTGGACGTGCGGCAGGCGTTCCTTCGCCGCATCGACGATCACGAGATCGTCTCGCCGCGGCGTTCCGCGGGCGGGCAGCGGCGCTACAGCCGCCACGAGATCGGCCGCGTCCAGGAGGTCGTCACGATGATGGGCGAGGGCATGACCCTGCCCGCCATCCGGCGCATCCTCGAACTCCAGCACCAGCTCGCCGAACTCACCCGCGAGTACGACGAGCTGGCCCGCCGCCTCACCGAGCGTTCCCCCGGCCCCGCGTCCTGA
- a CDS encoding VOC family protein → MPEVTRYSAGAPCWVDLASPDVEATKDFYRGLFGWSSYTLTVDTFGDYEIFTLGGLQGPEVAAMRTLLDSTEEPSWTCYFKTDDARESVFTVLAAGGQEQAEPRNVAQLGRMAQFADPRGADFGVWEPFEFHGAELWDEPSTVAYVELVAPDVEVARRFYGEVFGWEFEDRPYYRAGGEEVPTGYTLWKIGDQPVAGMIPMDEFWPADHPTHWMPYFAVADTDASAARAVDLGARLRIPPTSVPDARLAVLNDPVGARLALVTPHRVL, encoded by the coding sequence ATGCCCGAGGTGACGCGCTACTCCGCCGGGGCCCCCTGCTGGGTGGACCTCGCCAGCCCCGACGTCGAGGCGACCAAGGACTTCTACCGCGGGCTGTTCGGCTGGTCCTCGTACACGCTCACCGTCGACACCTTCGGCGACTACGAGATCTTCACGCTCGGCGGGCTGCAGGGCCCCGAGGTCGCGGCGATGCGGACACTCCTCGACAGCACCGAGGAGCCCAGCTGGACCTGCTACTTCAAGACCGACGACGCGCGGGAGTCGGTGTTCACCGTGCTGGCCGCGGGCGGGCAGGAGCAGGCGGAGCCGCGCAACGTCGCCCAGCTCGGACGGATGGCCCAGTTCGCCGACCCGCGGGGTGCCGACTTCGGCGTGTGGGAGCCGTTCGAGTTCCACGGCGCCGAGCTGTGGGACGAGCCGTCCACGGTCGCCTACGTCGAGCTGGTCGCCCCGGACGTCGAGGTGGCCCGGCGCTTCTACGGCGAGGTCTTCGGCTGGGAGTTCGAGGACCGCCCGTACTACCGCGCCGGGGGCGAGGAGGTCCCCACCGGCTACACCCTCTGGAAGATCGGGGACCAGCCGGTGGCGGGCATGATCCCCATGGACGAGTTCTGGCCGGCCGACCATCCCACGCACTGGATGCCGTACTTCGCGGTCGCCGACACCGACGCGTCCGCCGCCAGGGCCGTCGATCTCGGCGCGCGGCTGCGGATCCCGCCGACCAGCGTCCCCGACGCCCGCCTCGCCGTCCTGAACGACCCGGTCGGCGCGCGCCTGGCCCTCGTCACCCCGCACCGCGTCCTCTGA
- a CDS encoding DUF6182 family protein, whose translation MFDQQTLREVLGGRVARARDAWPSGDAGIGAVAVLRDFTPAGFAGSAVAFAGRLSPRERALWYGSFTRTVFLAGDPRNLAERFRPAHVSEDGAIAWYGPGPLAEHATLRRLLRPVRGTTDPGWAGALHVALSEAQPTSGKVARLRVAVRDMTLPDYLVHVNHTLAEAVLDGLLTAADVLEIEHVPHLPDDPGPYEALRVSSDPLRPGSLRAYAALSLDTAP comes from the coding sequence ATGTTCGATCAGCAGACCCTGCGAGAGGTGCTCGGCGGCCGCGTCGCGCGGGCCCGTGACGCCTGGCCGTCCGGAGACGCCGGCATCGGCGCCGTCGCGGTGCTGCGGGACTTCACCCCCGCGGGCTTCGCCGGCTCGGCGGTGGCGTTCGCCGGCCGGCTGTCGCCGCGGGAGCGCGCCCTCTGGTACGGCAGCTTCACCAGGACGGTCTTCCTCGCCGGCGACCCGCGCAACCTCGCGGAGCGGTTCCGTCCCGCCCATGTGTCCGAGGACGGGGCGATCGCCTGGTACGGGCCGGGGCCGCTGGCGGAGCACGCGACCCTGCGGCGGCTGCTCCGCCCCGTCCGGGGGACCACCGACCCCGGCTGGGCGGGCGCCCTGCACGTCGCGCTGAGCGAGGCGCAGCCCACGAGCGGGAAGGTCGCGCGCCTGCGCGTCGCGGTGCGGGACATGACGCTCCCGGACTACCTCGTCCACGTCAACCACACCCTCGCCGAGGCGGTCCTGGACGGCCTGCTCACCGCCGCGGACGTCCTGGAGATCGAGCACGTGCCGCATCTTCCCGACGACCCCGGCCCGTACGAGGCGCTGCGCGTCTCGTCCGATCCCCTGCGTCCCGGCAGCCTCCGCGCCTATGCCGCCCTCTCCCTGGACACCGCGCCGTGA